The genomic segment CATGGGTCTGGTGGGACCCTCTGGCTCAGGCAAAACGACACTACTTAATATTATTGGTGGCCTTGATTCAGCAAGTGAAGGTGAAGTGGCTGTTCTGGGTAAACCATTGGGTAACACTTCCCACGGTGAGCGGGCCCGCCTGCGCCGTACACATATGGGTTTTATCTTCCAACATTATAATCTTCTTCCTGTCTACACCGTTTTTGAGAATGTTGAACTGCCCCTGATTCTGAACAAGGTGGATCCCAAGGAACGGGCAAATACAGTCACCCAGGCTATAGAATGGGTTGGCCTGAGTGATAAGCGTGATTCCCGCCCGGCCATGCTCAGCGGAGGTGAATGCCAGCGGACAGCAATTGCCAGGGCCATTGTTCACCGGCCAACACTTGTTCTGGCAGATGAACCCACGGCCAATCTGGATGCTGAGAATTCGCATCATATCATGGAGATTATGGTGGGCTTAAATAAAGAACTTACCACCACTTTCGTCTTTGCCACCCATGATGAAAAGATTATGGCCTACCTGCGGCGCATTATTTATCTGGATGATGGTCAAATAACGGAAGATAAAAAAAACGATAATCCACAGGCAGGTGAATAGGGATGCTTTTTAAAATTGCACTGAAAAACCTCCTGGGCGCCAGGCTTCGCACCTTTCTGAATGTTCTTGTGACCGCTTTTTCATTTTTCCTGATCCTGTTCATGTCGGCCATGTACAATGGTATGCTGGAACACGCAAAACAGGTTAC from the Candidatus Neomarinimicrobiota bacterium genome contains:
- a CDS encoding ABC transporter ATP-binding protein translates to MENNCVIMIKNLVKRFPVGADFFTALKDVNLTLNTGEFMGLVGPSGSGKTTLLNIIGGLDSASEGEVAVLGKPLGNTSHGERARLRRTHMGFIFQHYNLLPVYTVFENVELPLILNKVDPKERANTVTQAIEWVGLSDKRDSRPAMLSGGECQRTAIARAIVHRPTLVLADEPTANLDAENSHHIMEIMVGLNKELTTTFVFATHDEKIMAYLRRIIYLDDGQITEDKKNDNPQAGE